One genomic segment of Paraburkholderia caffeinilytica includes these proteins:
- a CDS encoding aminodeoxychorismate/anthranilate synthase component II, producing the protein MLLMIDNYDSFTYNLVQYFGELGEDVRTYRNDEITLAEIAKLNPERICLSPGPSNPQHAGITLDVLREFAGKTPILGVCLGHQAIGEAFGGRVVRAQTIMHGKVSTIETDCKGVFADLPKHFVVTRYHSLAIERESLPDCLEVSAWTEDGEIMGVRHKELAVEGVQFHPESILSEHGHALLENFVKQSKSAHRTA; encoded by the coding sequence ATGCTGCTAATGATCGACAACTACGACTCGTTCACCTACAACCTGGTGCAGTACTTCGGCGAACTCGGCGAAGACGTGCGCACCTATCGGAACGACGAAATCACGCTGGCCGAAATTGCGAAGCTCAACCCGGAGCGCATTTGCCTCTCGCCCGGTCCGAGCAACCCGCAACACGCCGGCATCACGCTCGACGTGCTGCGCGAATTCGCCGGCAAGACGCCGATTCTGGGCGTATGCCTCGGCCATCAGGCGATCGGCGAAGCGTTCGGCGGCCGTGTGGTGCGCGCGCAAACCATCATGCACGGCAAGGTGAGCACGATCGAAACCGACTGCAAAGGCGTCTTTGCCGACCTGCCGAAGCATTTCGTCGTGACCCGCTACCACTCGCTCGCGATCGAACGCGAATCGCTGCCTGACTGCCTCGAAGTGTCCGCATGGACCGAAGACGGCGAAATCATGGGCGTGCGTCACAAGGAACTGGCCGTTGAAGGCGTGCAGTTCCATCCGGAATCGATCCTGTCCGAACACGGCCACGCGCTGCTCGAAAACTTCGTGAAGCAGTCAAAGTCCGCTCACCGCACCGCTTGA
- the trpD gene encoding anthranilate phosphoribosyltransferase, which produces MSITPQEALQRTIEHREIFHDEMLHLMRLIMRGELSPVMSAAIITGLRVKKETIGEITAAATVMREFARHVDVPDNSNFVDIVGTGGDGSQTFNISTATMFVSAAAGAKVAKHGGRGVSSKSGSADVLEALGVNIDLQPEQVAASIAETGMGFMFAPNHHPAMKNIAPVRRELGVRTIFNILGPLTNPAGAPNQLMGVFHGDLVGIQVRVMQRLGAKHVLVVYGMDGMDEVSLGAATQVGELRDGEVHEYEIHPEDFGMQMVSNRTLKVADATESKLMLLEALDNKPGVAREIVTLNAGTALYSANVATSIADGIQLAREAIASGKARAKVDELIRFTQQFKQ; this is translated from the coding sequence ATGTCGATTACGCCCCAGGAAGCGCTGCAACGCACGATCGAGCACCGCGAGATTTTTCACGACGAAATGCTGCATCTGATGCGGCTCATCATGCGCGGCGAACTCTCGCCCGTGATGTCGGCGGCGATCATCACCGGTTTGCGCGTCAAAAAAGAGACCATCGGCGAAATCACCGCTGCCGCCACGGTGATGCGTGAATTTGCCCGGCACGTCGACGTACCGGACAACTCGAACTTCGTCGATATCGTCGGCACCGGCGGCGACGGTTCGCAGACGTTCAACATTTCCACGGCAACCATGTTCGTGTCGGCGGCTGCAGGTGCGAAGGTCGCGAAGCACGGCGGTCGCGGCGTGTCGAGCAAATCTGGCAGCGCCGACGTGCTGGAAGCGCTCGGTGTGAATATCGATCTGCAGCCGGAACAGGTGGCGGCCTCGATTGCGGAAACCGGCATGGGCTTCATGTTCGCGCCGAACCATCATCCGGCGATGAAAAACATCGCGCCGGTGCGCCGCGAACTCGGCGTGCGGACGATCTTCAACATCCTCGGGCCGCTGACCAATCCGGCCGGCGCGCCGAATCAGCTGATGGGCGTGTTCCACGGCGACCTTGTCGGCATTCAGGTGCGCGTGATGCAGCGCCTCGGCGCGAAGCACGTGCTGGTGGTGTACGGCATGGACGGCATGGACGAGGTCTCGCTCGGCGCGGCCACGCAAGTCGGCGAGTTGCGCGACGGCGAGGTGCACGAATACGAAATCCATCCGGAAGACTTCGGCATGCAGATGGTGTCGAACCGCACGCTGAAAGTGGCGGACGCCACCGAATCCAAGCTGATGCTGCTCGAAGCGCTCGACAACAAGCCGGGGGTCGCGCGTGAAATCGTCACGCTGAACGCGGGCACAGCGCTCTATTCGGCGAATGTGGCGACGTCGATTGCGGACGGCATCCAGTTGGCGCGCGAAGCGATCGCGAGCGGCAAGGCACGGGCGAAGGTCGACGAGCTGATCCGCTTCACCCAGCAATTCAAGCAGTAA
- the trpC gene encoding indole-3-glycerol phosphate synthase TrpC — translation MSDILDRIIAVKREEVRVAEQSAPLEELRLEASSRDIRDFVGALRAKHAAGLAAVISEVKKASPSKGVLRENFVPAEIARSYEKHGAACLSVLTDVQFFQGSVAYLEEARAACNLPVLRKDFIVDPYQIVEARAMGADAILLIAAALETSQMQDLEALAHSLGLAVLVEVHDHNELMESLKLKTPLIGINNRNLRTFETSIETTIGMLESIPDDRIVVTESGILSRLDVDRLRAMDVHTFLVGEAFMRAEEPGVELARMFF, via the coding sequence ATGAGCGACATCCTCGACCGTATCATCGCGGTCAAACGCGAAGAAGTCCGCGTAGCTGAACAGAGCGCGCCGCTCGAAGAACTGCGCCTCGAAGCATCCTCGCGCGACATCCGCGATTTCGTCGGTGCATTGCGCGCGAAACACGCGGCCGGTCTGGCCGCGGTGATCTCCGAAGTGAAGAAGGCGAGCCCGTCGAAAGGCGTGCTGCGCGAAAACTTCGTCCCCGCCGAGATTGCGCGTTCGTATGAAAAACACGGCGCAGCCTGCTTGTCCGTGCTCACCGACGTGCAATTCTTCCAGGGCAGCGTCGCGTATCTCGAGGAGGCACGCGCCGCCTGCAATCTGCCGGTGCTGCGCAAAGACTTCATCGTCGATCCGTATCAGATCGTCGAAGCCCGCGCGATGGGTGCCGACGCGATCCTGCTGATCGCGGCCGCGCTCGAAACCTCGCAGATGCAGGACCTCGAAGCGCTCGCGCATTCGCTGGGCCTCGCGGTGCTGGTCGAAGTGCATGACCACAATGAACTGATGGAATCGCTGAAGTTGAAGACGCCGCTGATCGGCATCAACAACCGCAATCTGCGCACCTTCGAAACGTCGATCGAGACGACCATCGGCATGCTCGAATCGATTCCGGACGACCGCATCGTGGTCACGGAATCGGGCATTCTGTCGCGCCTGGATGTCGACCGTCTGCGGGCAATGGACGTGCATACGTTCCTCGTCGGCGAGGCGTTCATGCGCGCGGAAGAGCCGGGTGTGGAACTTGCGCGGATGTTTTTCTAA
- a CDS encoding CYTH domain-containing protein yields MAMEREIKLALPASQVKAATRWFVARTGDEGRPIELANIYFDTPKLALATSKSALRLRHTPDGWLQTFKTVGNAKDGLHSRHEWEMPVAGEKLEIDALLRQCDEPTAAEALRRAAPELIELFRTNFTRTLWEVSLGGSEVEAAIDQGDVIAEVNGETRRAPISEVELELKSGDEAALNTLATELGKQVAGLAPDNISKAQRGYQLRAA; encoded by the coding sequence ATGGCGATGGAACGTGAAATCAAGCTGGCGCTGCCGGCGAGCCAGGTGAAAGCGGCGACGCGGTGGTTCGTCGCGCGCACCGGCGACGAGGGTCGCCCGATCGAATTGGCGAATATCTACTTCGACACGCCCAAGCTTGCATTGGCTACGTCGAAAAGCGCGCTGCGGTTGCGGCATACGCCCGACGGCTGGCTGCAAACGTTCAAGACGGTGGGCAACGCGAAGGACGGGCTGCATAGCCGGCACGAATGGGAAATGCCGGTGGCCGGCGAAAAGCTGGAAATCGATGCATTGCTGCGCCAATGCGACGAGCCCACCGCCGCTGAAGCCCTGCGTCGGGCGGCGCCCGAACTGATCGAACTGTTCCGCACGAATTTCACGCGCACGCTGTGGGAAGTCTCGCTGGGCGGCTCGGAAGTCGAAGCCGCGATCGACCAGGGCGACGTTATCGCCGAGGTGAACGGCGAGACGCGCCGCGCGCCGATCTCCGAAGTCGAACTCGAACTGAAGTCGGGCGACGAAGCGGCGCTCAACACGCTCGCGACAGAACTCGGCAAACAGGTGGCCGGCCTCGCGCCGGACAACATCAGCAAGGCGCAGCGCGGGTATCAGTTGCGGGCGGCTTAA
- a CDS encoding uracil-DNA glycosylase — translation MTSASRTRSDSSQASLFGDASATPAGATAQPLQTSTPAGQPPPTLEAQFAALPPAWRAHLKPFIESDAYAPLCRFVDGERAAGKTVYPADVFRALRLTSPDEVKVVILGQDPYHGEDRGTPQAHGLAFSVAPNVRTPPSLRNIFKEIAASLGHEPPRHGCLDTWAKQGVLLLNTVLTVERDAAASHAKRGWEKCTDTLIHELAMRHDGLVFMLWGAHAQAKRALLGGKSHYVLEAPHPSPLSAHRGFLGCGHFASANEYLVKQGREPIDWRLPDEAQMLA, via the coding sequence ATGACCTCAGCTTCCCGCACCCGCTCCGATTCGTCACAGGCCTCGCTGTTCGGCGACGCCTCAGCCACGCCGGCCGGCGCAACAGCGCAGCCGTTGCAGACATCAACACCCGCCGGCCAACCGCCCCCGACGCTCGAAGCCCAATTCGCCGCTCTGCCCCCGGCCTGGCGCGCACACCTCAAACCGTTCATCGAAAGCGACGCCTACGCGCCCCTGTGCCGCTTCGTCGACGGCGAGCGTGCGGCCGGTAAAACCGTCTATCCCGCCGACGTCTTCCGGGCCCTGCGCCTCACCAGCCCCGACGAAGTCAAAGTCGTGATCCTCGGCCAGGACCCGTATCACGGCGAAGACCGCGGCACGCCGCAAGCGCACGGACTGGCGTTTTCCGTAGCGCCGAACGTGCGCACGCCGCCGTCGCTGCGCAACATTTTCAAGGAAATCGCCGCGAGCCTCGGCCACGAGCCGCCGCGTCATGGCTGCCTCGACACCTGGGCCAAACAGGGCGTTCTGCTCCTGAACACCGTGCTGACCGTCGAGCGCGATGCAGCCGCGAGTCACGCGAAGCGCGGCTGGGAGAAATGCACCGACACGCTGATCCACGAACTGGCCATGCGCCATGACGGTCTCGTGTTCATGCTGTGGGGCGCACATGCGCAAGCCAAACGCGCGCTGCTCGGCGGCAAGTCGCACTACGTGCTGGAGGCGCCGCATCCGTCGCCGCTGTCGGCGCATCGCGGCTTTCTCGGCTGCGGGCACTTTGCGTCGGCCAACGAATATCTCGTGAAGCAAGGCCGCGAGCCGATCGACTGGCGCTTGCCCGACGAAGCGCAAATGCTGGCATAG
- a CDS encoding FMN-dependent NADH-azoreductase produces MTTILQINSAARSQGANSTLLVNELTAKLQQSNSGAQVVVRNLQAEPLPHLDDAVLGAFFTPADQRTPEQAAIAARSEALIAELQAADIVVIGAPMYNFGISSQLKTYFDFIARAGITFQYTANGPEGLVKGKKVFVVSARGGKYLGTPNDSQTPYLKSFLGFLGMTDVSFIYAEGLNMGPDAASAALAGAREAIAAA; encoded by the coding sequence ATGACCACGATCCTGCAAATCAACTCGGCAGCCCGCTCGCAAGGCGCGAACTCGACGCTTCTCGTCAACGAGCTGACCGCAAAGCTGCAACAATCGAATTCGGGCGCGCAAGTCGTCGTCCGCAACCTGCAAGCTGAGCCGCTGCCGCACCTGGACGATGCCGTCCTCGGCGCGTTCTTCACGCCGGCTGACCAGCGCACGCCGGAACAAGCCGCGATCGCTGCACGCAGCGAAGCGCTGATCGCCGAACTGCAAGCCGCCGACATCGTCGTGATCGGCGCCCCGATGTACAACTTCGGCATCTCGTCGCAACTCAAGACGTACTTCGACTTCATCGCACGCGCCGGCATCACGTTCCAGTACACGGCGAACGGTCCGGAAGGCCTCGTGAAGGGCAAGAAGGTGTTCGTGGTGTCGGCGCGCGGCGGCAAGTATCTCGGCACGCCGAACGACAGCCAAACGCCGTACCTGAAGAGCTTCCTCGGCTTCCTCGGCATGACCGATGTGAGCTTCATCTACGCCGAAGGCCTGAACATGGGCCCGGACGCCGCGTCTGCCGCATTGGCCGGCGCGCGTGAAGCGATCGCCGCTGCGTAA
- a CDS encoding M61 family metallopeptidase encodes MKPIRYTIVPKQPAAHLFEVTVTVADPDPAGQRFMLPVWIPGSYMVREFARNIVALRATNDAGRKVRVEKTDKHTWQAAPVKGALTLRYEVYAWDLSVRAAHLDDTTGFFNGTSVFLSPLGHEEAQCLVDIQKPEGAAYRDWRVATALPEARGTKRYGFGEYRAQNYDELIDHPVTLGEFALASFKAHGVPHDIVIAGRVIGLDMARLSADLKRICEAQIALFEPKSKKAPMDRYVFMTQAVADGYGGLEHRASTALICNRGDLPVEGRDATTEGYRTYLGLCSHEYFHTWNVKRIKPAVFAPYDLSVENYTSLLWLFEGFTSYYDDLILVRAGLISQDEYLGMLGKVVGGVLRGSGRLKQTVAESSFDAWVKYYRQDENAPNAIVSYYTKGSLVALAFDLTIRAQTNHRNSLDDVMRLLWQRFGRDFYRGKPVGVEASEIEAIFAEATGVQLGELFAEAVHGTRDLPLDTLLAPFGVTLAPDLEKNGKPSLGARVRGGADCTLAAVHDGSAAQKAGLSAGDVLIALDGLRVTGSNLDSLLSRYLPGAKVEVHAFRRDELRTAQVKLDGPEVSRYKLTVSDKRPAARKARDSWLAS; translated from the coding sequence ATGAAGCCGATCCGCTACACCATCGTTCCGAAACAACCCGCCGCCCATCTGTTCGAAGTCACCGTGACCGTCGCCGATCCCGATCCGGCCGGCCAGCGTTTCATGCTGCCGGTGTGGATTCCGGGCAGCTACATGGTGCGCGAATTCGCCCGCAACATCGTCGCGTTGCGAGCCACCAACGACGCGGGCCGCAAGGTGCGTGTCGAAAAGACCGACAAACACACGTGGCAGGCCGCGCCGGTCAAAGGCGCGCTGACGCTGCGCTACGAGGTGTATGCATGGGATCTGTCGGTGCGCGCCGCGCACCTTGACGACACGACGGGATTTTTCAACGGCACCAGTGTATTTCTGTCGCCGCTCGGTCACGAGGAAGCGCAGTGCCTGGTCGATATCCAGAAGCCGGAAGGCGCGGCGTATCGCGACTGGCGCGTCGCCACCGCGTTGCCGGAAGCGCGCGGCACGAAGCGCTATGGCTTCGGCGAGTATCGCGCGCAGAACTACGATGAGTTGATCGACCATCCGGTGACGTTGGGCGAATTCGCGTTGGCGAGCTTCAAGGCGCACGGCGTGCCGCACGACATCGTGATCGCGGGGCGCGTGATCGGACTCGATATGGCGCGTCTGTCCGCCGACCTGAAGCGTATCTGCGAAGCGCAGATCGCGTTGTTCGAGCCGAAATCGAAGAAGGCGCCCATGGATCGCTACGTGTTCATGACGCAGGCTGTCGCCGACGGTTACGGCGGGCTGGAGCATCGCGCCTCGACCGCGCTGATCTGCAACCGCGGCGATCTGCCGGTGGAAGGCCGCGACGCAACCACGGAGGGCTACCGAACCTACCTCGGTCTGTGCAGCCACGAGTACTTCCACACCTGGAACGTGAAGCGCATCAAACCGGCCGTGTTCGCACCGTACGATCTGAGCGTCGAAAACTACACGTCGCTACTGTGGCTGTTCGAAGGCTTCACCTCTTACTACGACGACCTGATCCTCGTGCGCGCCGGCCTGATCTCGCAAGACGAGTATCTCGGCATGCTCGGCAAGGTCGTCGGCGGCGTGCTGCGCGGCAGTGGTCGTCTGAAGCAGACGGTGGCCGAAAGCTCGTTCGATGCCTGGGTCAAATATTATCGGCAGGATGAAAACGCGCCTAACGCGATCGTCAGCTATTACACCAAGGGCTCGCTCGTCGCGCTGGCATTCGACTTGACGATTCGTGCGCAGACTAACCACCGCAATTCGCTCGACGACGTGATGCGTCTGCTGTGGCAGCGCTTCGGGCGCGACTTTTATCGCGGCAAGCCGGTCGGCGTCGAAGCCAGCGAGATCGAGGCGATTTTTGCCGAGGCGACCGGCGTGCAACTGGGCGAGTTGTTTGCCGAAGCCGTCCACGGCACGCGGGATCTGCCCCTCGACACGCTGCTCGCGCCGTTTGGCGTTACGCTCGCACCCGACCTCGAGAAAAACGGCAAGCCGTCGCTCGGCGCGCGTGTGCGCGGCGGTGCGGATTGCACGCTGGCCGCCGTTCACGACGGCAGCGCGGCGCAAAAAGCCGGCCTCTCAGCGGGTGACGTGCTGATCGCGCTCGACGGTTTGCGCGTCACCGGCTCGAATCTTGATTCGCTGCTGTCGCGCTATCTGCCGGGCGCGAAGGTCGAAGTCCACGCCTTCCGCCGCGACGAGCTGCGCACCGCGCAAGTCAAGCTGGACGGGCCTGAGGTGTCGCGCTACAAGCTGACCGTCAGCGATAAGCGGCCCGCCGCGCGCAAGGCGCGGGACAGTTGGCTGGCAAGCTGA
- a CDS encoding DsbC family protein has product MKKSFRIAAAVLAIAAVAIGCSAQADQATDKLKATLQTRLTDVTIKSVAKSPIAGLYEVNLGTQIIYSDANGDYLMLGDIVDAKTRKNLTEARLAETNRIDFASLPFANAVKVVKGNGTRKIAVFSDPNCPYCKQLETTLKSIDNVTVYTFLYPVLSPDSTAKSKSIWCSTDRAKAWESWMQDHQAPTAAGTCDTAAIDKNLALGHAMNVDGTPTVFLADGRRLPGAVPADRLDKEMSAVH; this is encoded by the coding sequence ATGAAAAAATCCTTTCGCATCGCGGCCGCCGTGCTCGCGATCGCTGCCGTGGCAATTGGCTGCTCCGCGCAGGCCGACCAGGCCACCGACAAGCTCAAAGCCACACTGCAAACGCGTCTGACCGACGTGACGATCAAAAGCGTGGCGAAGTCGCCGATTGCCGGCCTCTACGAGGTGAATCTCGGCACGCAGATCATCTATAGCGATGCGAACGGCGACTACCTCATGCTCGGCGACATCGTCGACGCGAAGACCCGCAAGAATCTGACGGAAGCGCGTCTCGCGGAGACCAACCGCATCGACTTCGCGAGCCTGCCGTTCGCGAACGCGGTGAAGGTCGTCAAGGGCAACGGCACACGCAAGATCGCGGTGTTCTCCGATCCGAACTGCCCGTACTGCAAGCAGCTCGAAACGACGCTCAAGTCGATCGATAACGTCACGGTCTACACCTTCCTGTACCCGGTGCTGTCGCCGGACTCGACCGCCAAGTCGAAGTCGATCTGGTGCTCGACCGACCGCGCGAAGGCGTGGGAATCGTGGATGCAGGATCATCAGGCGCCCACGGCAGCCGGCACTTGCGACACCGCCGCGATCGACAAGAACCTGGCGCTCGGCCATGCGATGAATGTCGACGGCACGCCGACCGTGTTCCTCGCCGACGGCCGCCGCTTGCCCGGCGCCGTGCCGGCGGATCGGCTGGACAAGGAAATGTCCGCCGTGCACTGA
- a CDS encoding UbiH/UbiF family hydroxylase, whose product MNAHHQTFDAAVIGGGLVGKTAALALTQGGLRVALLAQPCAALPAGATFDSRVYALSSSSQALLERLRVWQALDLSKLGPVYDMRVYGDAHVELHFSAFQASVPQLAWIVESSVIERALDAALRFQPNLTWIDTRAQALDFAADGASVGLANGNVIEADLVVGADGAHSWVRAQIGSKMNRRDYKQTGVVANFKAAKPHSETAYQWFKDGEIIALLPMPGGHVSLVWSARTEHAGQLLALDPAQLAAEVERVTGEQFGALECVTPAQGFPLALQTVDKLVAPRVALVGDAAHLIHPLAGQGMNLGLRDVATLAETVAGKEAFRDLGDMVLLRRYERARREDIRALMIATDGLQKLFSAPGPFAKALRNTGMAFVGAQPFIKRWLVSAALG is encoded by the coding sequence ATGAACGCACACCACCAGACCTTTGATGCCGCCGTGATCGGCGGCGGGCTCGTCGGCAAGACCGCGGCGCTCGCGCTGACGCAAGGCGGACTGCGCGTGGCGCTGCTCGCGCAACCCTGTGCGGCTTTGCCCGCCGGCGCCACCTTCGACTCGCGGGTCTACGCGCTGTCGTCGAGTTCGCAGGCTTTGCTGGAACGATTGCGGGTCTGGCAGGCGCTCGATCTGTCAAAGCTCGGGCCTGTCTACGACATGCGTGTCTATGGCGATGCGCACGTTGAACTCCATTTCTCCGCGTTTCAGGCGTCCGTGCCGCAACTGGCGTGGATCGTCGAGTCCTCGGTGATCGAGCGTGCGCTGGATGCCGCGCTGCGTTTCCAGCCGAATCTCACCTGGATCGATACACGCGCGCAGGCGCTGGACTTTGCCGCCGACGGCGCGAGCGTCGGTCTCGCCAACGGCAACGTCATCGAAGCCGATCTGGTGGTCGGTGCGGACGGCGCGCATTCGTGGGTGCGCGCGCAGATCGGCTCGAAGATGAACCGGCGCGACTATAAGCAAACCGGCGTGGTCGCGAATTTCAAGGCGGCAAAGCCGCACAGCGAAACCGCCTATCAATGGTTCAAGGACGGTGAGATCATCGCGCTGCTGCCGATGCCGGGCGGCCACGTGTCGCTGGTCTGGTCGGCGCGCACCGAGCACGCCGGGCAACTGCTCGCGCTCGATCCGGCGCAACTCGCGGCGGAAGTCGAACGCGTGACGGGCGAGCAGTTCGGCGCTCTGGAATGCGTGACGCCGGCGCAAGGCTTCCCGCTGGCGCTGCAAACCGTCGATAAGCTCGTGGCGCCGCGCGTCGCGCTGGTCGGCGATGCCGCGCATCTGATTCACCCGTTGGCGGGTCAGGGCATGAACCTCGGTTTGCGCGATGTCGCGACGCTTGCCGAGACGGTCGCCGGCAAGGAAGCATTCCGCGATCTCGGCGACATGGTGCTGCTGCGCCGCTACGAACGCGCCCGCCGCGAAGACATCCGCGCGCTGATGATCGCCACCGACGGCCTGCAAAAGCTCTTCTCGGCGCCCGGTCCATTCGCCAAGGCGCTGCGCAATACCGGCATGGCGTTTGTCGGCGCGCAGCCGTTCATCAAGCGCTGGCTGGTGTCGGCCGCGCTGGGGTAA
- the ychF gene encoding redox-regulated ATPase YchF, with protein MSLKCGIVGLPNVGKSTLFNALTKAGIAAENYPFCTIEPNVGVVEVPDARLKALAEIVKPERILPAVVEFVDIAGLVAGASKGEGLGNQFLANIRETDAITHVVRCFEDENVIHVANKVDPLSDIEVINTELALADLATVEKALSRYSKAAKSGNDKEAIKNAAVLEKVRAQLDQAKPVRALDLSDEEKATLKPFCLITAKPTMYVANVKDDGFHNNPHLDAVTKFAAAEGAPVVAVCAAIEAEIADLEEADMEVFLADMGMEEPGLNRVIRAGFRLLGLQTYFTAGVKEVRAWTIHVGDTAPQAAGAIHTDFERGFIRAQTIAFNDFVTYKGEQGAKEAGKMRAEGKEYVVHDGDVMNFLFNV; from the coding sequence ATGAGCCTCAAATGCGGCATCGTCGGCTTGCCTAACGTCGGCAAGTCCACTCTGTTCAACGCGCTGACCAAGGCGGGCATTGCCGCCGAAAACTATCCGTTCTGCACGATCGAGCCGAACGTCGGTGTCGTCGAAGTACCGGACGCGCGTCTGAAGGCCCTCGCCGAAATCGTCAAGCCGGAGCGGATCCTGCCGGCTGTGGTGGAATTCGTCGACATCGCCGGCCTCGTCGCCGGTGCGAGCAAGGGCGAAGGTCTGGGCAACCAGTTCCTCGCGAACATCCGCGAAACCGATGCGATCACGCACGTGGTGCGCTGCTTCGAAGACGAGAACGTGATCCACGTCGCGAACAAGGTCGATCCGCTGTCGGATATCGAAGTGATCAACACCGAGTTGGCGCTGGCCGACCTCGCGACCGTCGAAAAAGCGCTGTCGCGCTATTCGAAGGCCGCCAAGTCGGGTAACGACAAGGAAGCCATCAAGAACGCCGCCGTGCTGGAAAAAGTGCGCGCTCAGCTCGACCAGGCCAAGCCGGTCCGCGCGCTCGACCTGTCAGACGAGGAAAAAGCCACCCTCAAGCCGTTCTGCCTGATCACCGCGAAGCCGACCATGTACGTCGCCAACGTGAAGGACGACGGTTTCCACAACAACCCGCACCTCGACGCCGTCACGAAGTTCGCGGCAGCCGAAGGCGCGCCGGTCGTCGCCGTGTGCGCGGCAATCGAAGCGGAAATCGCCGACCTCGAAGAAGCGGACATGGAAGTGTTCCTCGCCGACATGGGCATGGAAGAGCCGGGCCTGAACCGCGTGATTCGCGCGGGTTTCAGGTTGCTGGGCCTGCAAACCTACTTCACGGCCGGCGTGAAGGAAGTGCGCGCATGGACGATCCATGTCGGCGATACCGCGCCACAGGCAGCCGGTGCGATCCACACCGACTTCGAGCGCGGCTTCATTCGCGCGCAGACGATCGCCTTCAACGACTTCGTCACCTACAAGGGCGAACAAGGCGCGAAGGAAGCCGGCAAGATGCGCGCGGAAGGCAAGGAATACGTCGTGCACGACGGCGACGTGATGAACTTCCTGTTCAACGTTTAA
- a CDS encoding glycerophosphodiester phosphodiesterase family protein has product MLSSVRLAVCGSIAGLMLAGCALMPTTTNGGPATVTSLPRIIAHRGGTGDAPENTLEAIRQSIANHADAMWLTVQLSKDGVPVLYRPADLSALTDAKGPVSAFTVAELASVNAGWRFRSGDAYPYRDHPAGIPTLREALRAIPPAMPIILDMKALPAAPQTQAVARVLDEENAWSRVSIYSTEAEYQQSFAGYPRAKVFESRDATRGRLVRVLLNQGCVDAPAEHAMTAFELHRAMTVVEKFTLGEGRSDVNATLWTPATVACFRQKPDVRIVAIAVNDGGDYRTAACLGIDAVLADSPSRMAAVRDGIPMPLRCAAANGAGAQ; this is encoded by the coding sequence ATGCTGAGTTCAGTACGATTGGCGGTGTGCGGTTCGATAGCGGGTCTCATGCTCGCCGGATGTGCGCTGATGCCCACCACGACGAACGGTGGGCCGGCGACGGTGACTTCGTTGCCGAGGATCATTGCGCATCGCGGCGGCACAGGCGATGCGCCCGAAAACACGCTGGAAGCGATTCGTCAGTCGATCGCAAATCATGCCGACGCAATGTGGCTTACGGTTCAGTTGAGCAAGGACGGCGTGCCGGTGCTGTACCGTCCGGCCGATCTGTCGGCGTTGACAGACGCGAAGGGGCCGGTGTCCGCCTTCACGGTGGCAGAACTCGCGAGCGTGAATGCCGGCTGGCGTTTTCGCAGCGGCGACGCGTATCCCTATCGCGACCACCCGGCCGGCATTCCGACGCTGCGCGAAGCGTTGCGCGCAATCCCGCCGGCCATGCCAATCATCCTGGATATGAAAGCGTTGCCCGCCGCGCCGCAGACGCAGGCAGTGGCGCGTGTTCTAGACGAAGAAAACGCGTGGTCGCGTGTGTCGATCTATTCGACCGAAGCCGAGTATCAGCAGAGTTTCGCCGGTTATCCGCGGGCGAAAGTGTTCGAATCGCGCGACGCGACCCGTGGGCGGCTCGTGCGCGTGTTGCTGAATCAGGGCTGTGTGGATGCGCCTGCCGAACACGCAATGACAGCGTTCGAGTTGCACCGTGCGATGACGGTGGTGGAGAAGTTCACGTTGGGCGAAGGCCGCTCCGACGTGAACGCAACGCTGTGGACGCCGGCAACCGTGGCCTGCTTCCGGCAGAAGCCCGATGTCCGGATCGTGGCGATTGCGGTGAACGATGGGGGGGACTATCGGACGGCAGCGTGTCTGGGGATCGATGCCGTGCTGGCGGATTCGCCCTCCCGCATGGCAGCCGTCAGGGACGGTATCCCGATGCCGCTCCGGTGTGCCGCAGCCAACGGAGCGGGCGCACAGTAA